Sequence from the Parus major isolate Abel chromosome 1, Parus_major1.1, whole genome shotgun sequence genome:
CATTGGAGAAGATTGAGACATCAAGAGGTTATCTTATCTGCAGCTGTGTTTCCCCAAAGAAATGGAAGGTTTCTACAGCTGGAAGTTAAAAATACGCCTTATGAACCTACGTAACCTCTTGTTATGGGCTTCCCAATGCCTTTGAGAGGATTTGGACATAGGTATTTCACAATAGGATATAACATGCAGGGAATGAATGAACCAGCATCACTAATGCAAGTGACCAAAGATGACCATGTAAGCGCTAGGTAGCACAAAAAATAACATTGCTTTTGCAATATCAATTCAGTGACTGTGTGCCTCTGCATTCTGGCCAAATTGTTTATGGCACTACAATTCAATATGAAAGTACAATATATTACTTTTGCATAGTGTTTTCTCTTGGTGAGCACCCAAATAAgccagcattttatttctccctttgTTTTATGATGAGAACTTATTTCTTGCAACTATATTCTTACTTTGTAGACATCatactcttttcttcactggtGTTTTGGTCCTAGATAGTGCTCCAGAATTTACAAAAATTATCACATTTGTTTATTCACAGCGCCACCATAAGGGCtgacaaaaaaacctgaaatttttaGTTCAAAACCTGTAATGTGTAAGAAAATGTCAGAGTGCCGCTTGCTCCAATTTGAGTTGGTTTTTCCAGTCAggtataatttcttttcttttaattccatGCTTTTCACCATCACCTTATCTCCCACTTGCCCTTCACATGCTTTACTCAGTCCAAGTCCTCCCAAAACCCACCTCATCACTGGAAATCAAGTTTTCCAGTTCTAACTCCTAAGCTTCAGCACAAATGCCCTCAATAAAGTCTTCCATTAGCTCTTCAGTTGATCTCAGTTAAATTCCTCTAATGTAATGCTCTTAAACctagaaatctcattttttcctgtagAGCACAGATTTGCCCTCTTGCCACCTTTCAGACAGGCAGATGTGGAACATACAATAAAGAGACTGAAGATCATGCACCTGAACATGCCTGATCTGACCAAAAGAGGTCTCTGCCAGGCCAGAGCTTGCTCAAAAACAACTGTATTACAATTATGGGCCTGcaacaaagcagcttttcccaacACTGGAAATTCAGACTGATTTTTTACAATGAGCAAGAAATGCATAATCACACGTGAAGCCCATGTGCCTACTAtgtttaaaatttctatttcaaagcAGGAAGCCAGTTGGACAAGGCCAGCATTAGAGTTTTTAAGAAGAATGTTATTTAAAGCAAGGGGAAAATGttgccaaatattttaatgtcaaaGGGAGAAAGTTCCACTTTGGTTGTCAACACAGTATTTTCTAATCTGGAAATATACTTACTCATAGGGACTTGCAAAAATTCTGCTCACATAAAATACATCAATATACACACCGTTGCCTGTCCAGTACACGTCATATCCATCAGCACCTGTTGTATTGCAATCCACAGTAACCTGTGAGCCTATAAAATTGTGTTACAAAGTAAAAAGTTAATTTCCACAACCTAATTTAAAGTCAATACAATCCTGCTCACAGTTTCACACATGCACACCAGCTAAGGATGATAGCAAACCCTTTCAGAAAAGTTACTCTAACAGAGGGTCTATACTCTCAGTGATCTGCAGGTCCAGAAAGAGAATGGCAGGATGGAAGAAGCTgaatccagaaaaaaagatgctCCCCTTGGGGCACCACTCTGCCTGCAGATTCGAGATAGACCTGTTCTTAGAATCACTTCCACAGTGATGGAAACCAACAGATGTGACAGATAATCACTTGAGTTCCTACAATTTTCCTTGCATCTGAGAAATCTGTAGGACTTTGTAAGTAACatgcctcttttctttccctctcacCCCTCATTGCTCCTTTGGGAGATCAACAGAAGCTGATCTGGTCACTgaagtaggttttttttaaaaatgaaaccaagAAAGCACAGAATAGGACACTACTTGAGAATAAATCTTAACTAGGATACACGTTCATACTTTCTCTAGAGAAGACTACTTACCGAGTTCCACTTCAATGGAGTTGTTTCTTGGGTAAGTAATTTCTGGAGGCATTTTTGGTGTGGTCActaagcaaaagaaagaaagtgatTTTCAGAAAACCAGGGGCAGTTGCAGTCTGTTTCATGCTCTATAATGCAAGTACAGCCTAAAAACACCCCTCATACTAAAGACAAGGTTGTCAGCCATTTTATAACAAAATATCACTCAGTACTGAAAGTACCATATCTCAGGTAGTCATTACTGCACATTTAGGTGAAAAACAGTAGTCCTAAGCATGTCTATCCATTAGGTCTTTTCACTTCAGTCTTTACAAAgttgaaacaaaaatttggaGTTGTTATGAACACAGAGTGAAATTATTTACTTACCTTCTACAACCAGACTGATATCTCGTGAAATGTTATATTGTTTCCCATTGTAGGTATATGTTGTTTCACACGTATAGTTTCCTCCATCATGTACAGTCACATTGAAAATTATAAGGTCACTGTTTGAAAGGGCAAACCtttttccctccagcagcttGCAGTCCTAAAAGTGTGCAGAGAACTCTGTTATTTCATATCTCTGTATATTTCCATGGTTTGTCTCTCTTTGATACAATCTGAAGTTTCAATGGACCACAGCACAAGGATGGGCACTCTGCAGATGCTGAGGAAGAGTGAGGACAGTGGAATATGAGGAAATACAACTTCACTTCAGttgagattttaatttaaagatttaaagtTGGAAAACAACTTTGGCTATTAGAGAAATAAGAAAGTAAAATGTGCATTGTCAAAGTATTCATCAATGAAGCATCACGCAATAATTAGACTTTATTTGTAAGGAGCCTCAATACTAGTGGCAGCATACAGACTGCACGAGCCTGAGGCAGGAATCTGGCAGAAGGCACTACATTGTTGAAGCAGAAAGAGCCTTTAAGAGAGTGTGAACAACATGAAATAGAATAATGGAGTAGAACAGTACTGATCACCTAATGGATGTGCCACAGTAAATCTGTTCCCACACAAGACTGTCTTTCCCTGGCAAGTGAACAGATGCCACAGTGGCTACGTGGGTCAGAGTCACTCCTACATCTCAGCTGAAATTCTGTCCTGATAATCAAGAGCAcctttaaaagacagaaagtcTTGATCCTATTTCAATTcgttttaaaagcatttttctccaaTTTACAGTAAATCTTCAGTTCTTCTGCGCCAATTCTCAGAGACCACTGATTTTTATCATAAATAATGGACAGCTGCAAGACAGAACAAAACACTATGTTCTCACCTTATACCATCGAACTGGCTGAATattcttctctttcctgaaaTAATCCAAGTGGGGACACACGACCTTTGCGGAATATGATGTGAATATCACCTCCTCTACagcaaatttttcatttaagcaTAAACCATCACTCCTTTCAAAAACTGTTACTTTTGTACACATTTTCTTGCAGCTTGTCAAATTCCTGCAATTAACAGAACACAAATAAATTACTTTGCAGGTCAAAAATGTATGGCATTATTtttggaggagaagaaaaaatgtttacagtTTCTTTAATAGATTTACTTTTGcctacaaggaaaaaaaaaaaaaaaacaacaacaaaatagaCTTCATTTCCCCAAACTAAAGTTAGCTTTTGTAGATGCATTTCCCCttcttcatttgtatttctcttaACCTCAAAATTTAACTTGCTTTCTAAAAGATACTCTCTTTGCAActcatttctgtaaaaatataggtttgggtttttttttttaactttcaccTTATGACACATTCATAATCTCCAGAATCTTCTAACATTGCAGgaagaaaccaaattaaatttttctgctGATGAACTCTAGACAGTTTGTCTCTAGGCACAGGTGTCTGGTTTCCAACTTTGTACCATGTTAAGTTGTAGTCTCCACTTTTCAAGCTCTTTTCCAGTGAACATTTAATAGCAAGAGGCTGCCCATCAGGTACAAGATTTTGCCTCAACATCACATCATAGGCTTCACATTTCTCTAAAGGAAAGAGataaacattaaagaaaaactCAAACACTCTTCAAGAATATACTGAACTCATTTTAtgattatatttaaaaagttgATTGGAGTTTTCACCTCCGTTCTCAAGTCAACtacaaaaaatacaatttttatccCTTATCTTTACAGTTGAGAGTACTACTCAGTAAATTACAGATACAGTTATGCCactaaaatgaaatgctgttttttgaATGCAATCTTTACGCTCAGTAGAATGTCTTTGTTTGCAGTGACTTGTCACTTGCATGCTTTATTTCAGATGCAAATTACTAAAGTACTCGTGTTTCTCCAGTCTGTTTCATGGGGAtgcacaaaaacacacacatgccCACAAATTTCACATTTGATGTCCTTATTTTTTAGCTTCTCTTAACTGTAATCAAAGTAATCCTTCAAGACAGACTATGCCGTTGATACCTAAATGTCCTGAAGTGGAAGACTGTACAAATACTAAGTTTGCTATGGGAATTTCAATTCACCTTCATTTTATGAACATTTAGAGAGGAATCTAAATGACAATCAGCAGTGAGCTCATTCTCTTTACTTCTGACACAGATGTTTggtttaggcttttttttttttttttcttttctaatatgacaaaaaaaaggcaCCATCTCTGGATACCATGGTCACATTCCCAAGTCAGTAGTATATTTATCAAAACTTCTTTGCATTGTTATTATGCAAGAATTCCCACAGAGAGTCATGCAAGTGTCTGTTTAGCCAAAAATCCTGTCTCTGATAGCTATCAGTGCAAAATGTGCAGAAGAGAGGACACAACAAATACAATACAGACTGGTATTTCAgtccctttctttcctcttatATTCTGCATGAAAAAACATTCAATGGCTTTTATAAATTCTCTGAGTATCACAGATTTCTTGTTATGAGAAATGGTAAACTTCCTCTCATCTGCCTGCTCTATGGTATTTACATTTGTATAGACCTTTATCCCATCTTCTGTCTCTTTACCTCAGTCCTTCATTTAAAGACTTCTCATATGGAAGCCATCCCATATCAGACAACACTGTCACTCATCTCTCCACTTCTTCTGATACCACTTTTCTGAGATGGAATGACCAGAACTGCACAGTTCAACTGGCACACATTCACTGTGGGCTTGAAGAGCACCATAATGaggctttctcttttctgttctgctgctttccaacAATTCCAGTTTTCTGCCCACCACTGATAACAGAGTTAATGACTCCAGAGATCATCCAGAGTTATCAAAGCAGCATTTAACCAAGCATTTAACCAAGTACTTAATGCTCACATCACACTCATATAGCATACTTCCTTCTGCTATACCTCATACCCCTTTGCATCCACTTGATTTTACTGACATTCTATCACTAAACTATTTGATATCCCAAAACCCTCTGGAGAACAAGCATCAGTTTTAACCAccaaagaataattttgtatCATACGCAGTTCCCATCACCTCACCACAGATCTTTTCCAAATTACTTATCCAAACATTGAATTACTCAGATATCTATCTGTGTTGACTGCCCCATGATAACTGTGATGATTATGAAATGCTGTGGCCACAGGAACTAATAACTTTTTTCTACCAGTTAGTGCTAATACTCTGAAACAGTGTAAGAGACACCAGTACATGCAAAAGACCACTCAGCTGGAAAGCAGATCTGCAGAGAACATTGGGGTCCTGGTAGGCCACAAACTGATCAGGAGCCACCAATGATCCCTCATGGCAGAAGGAGGCTAGCACTGTCCTGGAATGCATTAGGTCATGCCAGATTTGAATTTACTGGAGAGAGCCCAGCAGATCCAAACATGATTCAGGGAGCAGAGCACCTCTCACATGAGTAGAGAATGAAAGAGCAGGAACTGCTCAGCTTAGAGAAGAAAAGGTCTGAGGAGTGTGTGGGTGGATCTTATTAATGTGTGTAAATATGTGATGGGTGGGAATGAAGAACAAGACAGACTTTTGCCAGCATTATGCACTGATAGGACAAGAGACAATgaacaaaaactgaaacataAGACATTCTAtctgaacacaaaaaaatacttttttttattgtaagaGAGATCAAACAGTGGAACAAGATGCCCAAAGAAGTTGAAGAATTTCCAtttgcagatattttaaaaaacttcacCCTGTAAGGCTAGATGTCAAGAGCTCCtatccaacctaaatgattctgttaTAAGTTGAAAGATAAAATACCCCATATTATGTTTTATAGGTTCCTGCTCTTGGCACTATTTAAAGGAACTCATTGGCATGCATGTAAATTTTACTATTACAGCCATTTTCACAGAAAGTCAGTATTACttgtatgaaaaaaaagttctatAACAAGTTCAGAACAAAACTTTCCATAGCCACCGATAGACTTACTTGCAATAATTAAAGACAGAAATGCTGTTGCAATGTTACAGGAAAACAGTGCTTTTGCTGTCACATTTCCCTGccaaaatggaaagaaaactttcaaTTAGTGGCTTCCAATATGAACTTCCATAATGTAAACATTTGCATTACACAATTAATGCATTATACAATTAATACAGTAATTACACAATTTAAAGAGGACAAGTGAAATACAGGAATTGTCTTTGACTTGTTTTGAGCCTGTTACCTGCTTGTTTTACCTGACAGTTCCTAATTATtacaccagaagaaaaaaaaatttaaaaatgagtgAACGTCTCCTATTTCAGCTTGTCAAGCACTTGGTTTTCTTACATCTCTAGCACAGACCTTCCCACTTCTTGCTTTCCTAAGCTACAATCCTAGATTCTCTAACTCTCTCTTAGATGGAATCTGATTTCAtaattctgactttttttttgccactcaCTTTGTACTGCATCCAGTTATGCTACAACATGTCTGAGATGGGGAGGACAGGACAGAGCTTGCATACAGTCTTCAAAATACAAGTGTACTATGGATTTATAAACAAAgacaattatttgttttttctggaattttttcctaTGATGTTTAGCCATATATTTGTCCTTTGAGTATCACTGAGCATTGATCTGATATTTCTATGGGCTTATGTAGTAAAATTTCAAGACCTCATCACTGGGTGCTAAGAATCAGGCAAACTCAGTCAGTCAAAATCCTAACATGATGTTAGGATTTTGGCCATATGTTtacattttaagttttctttatatttctccACAACAATTTTATTCTGCTATTATCACCCAGTCATTTACTATTGAGACATCTTTGTGCCACTCTTTGCAATTTACACCTCCATGTTCTAGCCTGAATTGCTTTGTATTGCTGGCAAATTCTGCCAATGAAACAGATTCCCTCTGATCATCAAAATACatgctgaggagaaaaattGTTCAGGACTCTAGTAGTGGTATTTCTTCACCTAAAATCTAGACATTTATCTTCTacatgtttatttatatatttgagaATGACTGTCAGGACTCTTCAGTAGTCCCCTGATCCCTAACATGCTTGGAGAAGGATCTCAGTTGCATGCCTCTGGCAAGCTGCTCCTTAGCTTGACCTGCTTTAGTGGCCTTTTCACTGTTCAGCCTACCACAGTGTTTCACAGCCCAGTGAGAGGACAAATGCAACCATTCCAGCTGAAGAATGAGCAGGAGAAGCCCATCCTGATCATTGGTGGTCACTGAGCTGATCACCATTTACTACAAGAGTCCAAGATGACACTTCTGGCTGCTGTGCCTTTCTTCACCAGACTGACTCAGAAGTGTGCCATGTATTGAGTCATCCACAATGCTTCTTGCAGTGCctgcttctcttctttcccttctctttcctcctccctccttaCAAATTTCCACTCAAATTACCAGGCAGGTCTTTTCTTGTCTAGCTCTAAGATGGGATGAATCCCTGAAAGAATCCTGGCTCTCGaaatacataaaacattaaaatctcGGGAGGTAAGTTATATGTGTTTGTACAAAAgctacaaattttttttccattatttgtgATGCGCAGCAGCTCTTAAAAAACtatgactttttattttaaaacaaagaggaaaatattgtaACAGATAcaatttaaagataaaacagGATTGAATAGACTCCACTTatgagaaagtattttctttatgacTTCTCTGCATCACTGTTTTTTCACAAACCATTCTCTTGCTCCAGTGTTCTGTCTTACAAGCTCTCTCAGGAAGTTTTTTGCCCCACCAGTAGATTCACCCAATGCAGAAGTAGTATTTTACCACATCCTGAAAGAAAGTCTTCCAGGATCCTCTTTTTCTATAATTTCGATGATCTTTCTATctgtttacatttattattttcccttctgtcaACACAGAAGACTTAcaaacatatatacatatagcCTTGTGTAAAACCATATACACTACTTTGAGGAGACTCCCTTGTGTCTCActttcagtgatgaaaaatttcagtttctatgGAAGGTAGACATAGTAGCAAAATTAGGCTCTTTTCTGCGCATGCATTCACATAAATTAGGATGAAAATAACACACATATAACTGCAGAACTAATTGCAAACGTTTTTCCTACCACATTCTGCCATGACAAACAGCTAAATGTCTCCCTTTTTCCAGCCATTCTGTCCACATCTTGAGCACTCAATCGACCTGTGGAGCTTTATCATTCACAACAGACTTCAGCTCTAGTTATCTTTGCCCAT
This genomic interval carries:
- the LOC107213780 gene encoding interleukin-1 receptor type 1-like isoform X3 — its product is MAGKRETFSCLSWQNVGNVTAKALFSCNIATAFLSLIIAKKCEAYDVMLRQNLVPDGQPLAIKCSLEKSLKSGDYNLTWYKVGNQTPVPRDKLSRVHQQKNLIWFLPAMLEDSGDYECVIRNLTSCKKMCTKVTVFERSDGLCLNEKFAVEEVIFTSYSAKVVCPHLDYFRKEKNIQPVRWYKDCKLLEGKRFALSNSDLIIFNVTVHDGGNYTCETTYTYNGKQYNISRDISLVVEVTTPKMPPEITYPRNNSIEVELGSQVTVDCNTTGADGYDVYWTGNGVYIDVFYVSRIFASPYEEETSYDGRPIHSLKLIISEVSSEDYEQPFVCQASNAFGQVASYIILKHRDGKIYDAYVLYTKGSESRSICCLETFVRRILPDVLEKQCGYNLFILGRDDLPGEAVVSVADETLKQSRRLMIILGSETSRCCLLEDSSQQQLAMYNALIRDGIQVILIEMGEIQDYSSMPESIRYIKQKHGAIPWKGDFSEKSCSANTRFWKNVRYQMPSRKKVSYSQVHLLPLTWNSSAAKGS
- the LOC107213780 gene encoding interleukin-1 receptor type 1-like isoform X1, translating into MAGKRETFSCLSWQNVGNVTAKALFSCNIATAFLSLIIAKKCEAYDVMLRQNLVPDGQPLAIKCSLEKSLKSGDYNLTWYKVGNQTPVPRDKLSRVHQQKNLIWFLPAMLEDSGDYECVIRNLTSCKKMCTKVTVFERSDGLCLNEKFAVEEVIFTSYSAKVVCPHLDYFRKEKNIQPVRWYKDCKLLEGKRFALSNSDLIIFNVTVHDGGNYTCETTYTYNGKQYNISRDISLVVEVTTPKMPPEITYPRNNSIEVELGSQVTVDCNTTGADGYDVYWTGNGVYIDVFYVSRIFASPYEEETSYDGRPIHSLKLIISEVSSEDYEQPFVCQASNAFGQVASYIILKHRVPDIRRWLTGGLVSLLILTFITLIIYKIFKIDLVLWYRNSVCALTSKEDGKIYDAYVLYTKGSESRSICCLETFVRRILPDVLEKQCGYNLFILGRDDLPGEAVVSVADETLKQSRRLMIILGSETSRCCLLEDSSQQQLAMYNALIRDGIQVILIEMGEIQDYSSMPESIRYIKQKHGAIPWKGDFSEKSCSANTRFWKNVRYQMPSRKKVSYSQVHLLPLTWNSSAAKGS